The DNA sequence GTGGAGGGAAAGTTCCGGCTGACCCCGAACCGCCTGACCCTGACCGAAGCCAGCGCCGTGGGCGCGTCCATGGGCCTGTCGATGGACGGGATCTATGCGCTCGACAGCGGCACGATCGACATGCAGGGCGTCATCACGCCGGTCTACCTGCTGAACGGCATCGGGTCGGTCCTGACCCGCAAGGGCGAGGGGCTGATCGGGTTCAACTACACCTTGAAAGGCCCCGCACGACAGCCCAGCGTCGGGGTCAATCCGCTGTCGGCGCTGACGCCCGGCATGTTCCGCGACATCTTTCGCAGACCGCCGCCCAAGGTACCGCCTGCGCCGGATGCCCCTTCCGCGCCGCAGCCCGCCCCTGCGCCTGCGCCCGCGCCTGCGCCGCAGAATCCCATTGTCCGGAGCACACCCGGACGCTAAAGCGCGGCCATGAAACTGTCCGATTTCGATTTCGACCTGCCCGAAGAACTGATCGCGACGCGGCCCGCCGTGCCGCGCTCGTCCGCGCGGCTGCTGGTGGCCGACGGCGCGGCACTGCATGACGGGCGGGTGACGGACCTGACCGACTGGCTGCGGCCGGGCGACCGGCTGGTCCTGAACGACACGCGGGTGATCCCCGCGCGGCTGACCGGCACGCGCAGCCGCCAGTCCGCGCAGGGCGAGGTCTCCGCCCGGATCGAGGTCACATTGCTGGAGCCGCGCGCCGACGGCACCTGGGCCGCGCTGATCAAACCCCTGCGCAAGCTGAAGCAGGGCGAGCGCGTCGTCTTCAGCGCCGACCTCAGCGCAACGCTCGAAGCGGTGGCGGAGGGGCAGGGCCACCTGCGCTTCAACTGTAGCGGAGCGGATTTCGACGCGGCGCTGAACGCGGCGGGCGCGATGCCGCTGCCGCCCTACATCGCCGCGAAACGCCCCGCCGATGCCCGTGACAAGACGGATTACCAGACCGTCTGGGCCCGCCATGCCGGGGCGGTCGCGGCACCGACGGCGTCGCTGCATTTCGACGCGCCGCTGCTGGCCGCGCTTGAGGCGAAGGGCGTGACATTCTCGCATGTGACGCTGCACGTGGGCGCGGGGACCTTCCTGCCGGTCAAGGTGGACGACATCACCCAGCACAGGATGCACGCGGAATGGGGCAAGGTAAGCCAGGGCGCCGCCGCCGAGATCGCGGCGACACGGGCGGCGGGCGGTCGGGTGATCCCGGTGGGCACCACCGCGCTGCGCCTGATCGAAACCGCGGCGCGGGACGGCGATATCGCAGCCTGGGAAGGCGACACGGACATCTTCATCACGCCGGGATTCCGGTTCAACGTGACCGATGCGCTGATGACGAACTTTCACCTGCCGCGCTCGACGCTCATGATGCTGGTCTCGGCGCTGATGGGCCGTCAGGCGATCCGGGATATTTATGCCCACGCAATCGACGGAAAATACAGGTTTTTTTCCTACGGCGACGCGTCCCTGCTGATCCCCAAATACGAAAAAAGTTGATCGAATGTCGTCTAACGGGGTGACGTCGCAGCCCAAGAGGTTCAGGGATGGACAGGGCTACGGAATGGATTCGCGACGATGATACAGGTTCTTTCAAGCGCATGGGCGCTCCTTCTGGGCATGTGCCTTCTGATGGTCGGCAACGGCATGCAGGGGACCCTTCTGGGTATTCGGGGCGCGCTCGAAGGGTTCTCGACCTTCGAGATGTCGATCGTCATGTCGGCGTATTTCGTGGGGTTCCTGGGGGGCTCGCGGTTGGCGCCGCACATGATCCGCCGGGTGGGGCATGTGCGTGTGTTCGCGGCGCTTGCCTCGCTGATCTCGGCGGTGATGATCCTGTACCCGACCTTTCCGGCGGTGCCGCTCTGGGCGATCGGGCGGGTGCTGATCGGCTTTTGCTTTTCCGCGGTCTATGTCACGGCGGAAAGCTGGCTGAACAACGCCGCCGACAATTCCAACCGGGGGCAGGCGCTGTCGCTCTACATGATCGTGCAGACCCTCGGCGTCGTGGTGGCACAGGCGCTGCTGCTGGCGGCGGACCCGTCGGGCTATGTACTGTTCGTGATCCCATCGGTGCTGGTGAGCGTGGCGGTCACGCCGATCCTGCTGACGATCAGCCCGACACCGGCCTTTGACACCACCAAGCCGATGAGCCTGCGCGAACTGCTGGGCTATTCGCCACTGGGCTGCATCGGCATGTTCCTGCTGGGCGGCGTCTTCTCGGCGCAGTTCGGCATGGCGCCGGTCTATGGCGCCGAAGCCGGGCTGAGCGTGGCGCAGATCTCG is a window from the Sulfitobacter sp. THAF37 genome containing:
- a CDS encoding MFS transporter, with amino-acid sequence MIQVLSSAWALLLGMCLLMVGNGMQGTLLGIRGALEGFSTFEMSIVMSAYFVGFLGGSRLAPHMIRRVGHVRVFAALASLISAVMILYPTFPAVPLWAIGRVLIGFCFSAVYVTAESWLNNAADNSNRGQALSLYMIVQTLGVVVAQALLLAADPSGYVLFVIPSVLVSVAVTPILLTISPTPAFDTTKPMSLRELLGYSPLGCIGMFLLGGVFSAQFGMAPVYGAEAGLSVAQISTFVATFFVGAVVLQYPIGWVSDRMDRRALVVIVSAIGAAGSVLGMTLGGVFWLLLVSAFIVGGMSNPLYSLLIAHTNDFLQHEDMAAASGGLIFINGLGAILGPVITGWMMGTALGPGGFYLFTTILFAILAAYAAYRATRRPAVPVDETGSYVAIYPTATSVAVEYAQEYAIESEQDGENAR
- the queA gene encoding tRNA preQ1(34) S-adenosylmethionine ribosyltransferase-isomerase QueA produces the protein MKLSDFDFDLPEELIATRPAVPRSSARLLVADGAALHDGRVTDLTDWLRPGDRLVLNDTRVIPARLTGTRSRQSAQGEVSARIEVTLLEPRADGTWAALIKPLRKLKQGERVVFSADLSATLEAVAEGQGHLRFNCSGADFDAALNAAGAMPLPPYIAAKRPADARDKTDYQTVWARHAGAVAAPTASLHFDAPLLAALEAKGVTFSHVTLHVGAGTFLPVKVDDITQHRMHAEWGKVSQGAAAEIAATRAAGGRVIPVGTTALRLIETAARDGDIAAWEGDTDIFITPGFRFNVTDALMTNFHLPRSTLMMLVSALMGRQAIRDIYAHAIDGKYRFFSYGDASLLIPKYEKS